The proteins below come from a single Portunus trituberculatus isolate SZX2019 chromosome 4, ASM1759143v1, whole genome shotgun sequence genomic window:
- the LOC123512686 gene encoding ER membrane protein complex subunit 10-like, which translates to MAPAILMRISALALLLLAWGGAHAFQEDDFLDGQLTLVVEDALDGGPEPVFSPRSTIQVRSVKSGSAVISHTRPWTSQLDTKLKSLVDTDDLYRIRVYQKGSEDRRYVSTFTRACQIYESSLTETLSLVVDSGGISVVGVGIFPPVAVCGGEAPPTPPAHHNTTVIIRSPIPAPVPDTATYIEKLEAMKNEKAEGKDNRSFLAKYWIYIVPVVLIMVLFGGGQEGGGR; encoded by the exons ATGGCTCCGGCGATATTAATGAGAATTTCTGCCCTGGCCTTGCTTCTGCTGGCCTGGGGAGGAGCACACGCATTCCAG GAGGATGATTTTCTGGATGGTCAGCTGACATTAGTGGTGGAAGATGCACTGGATGGTGGCCCAGAACCAGTCTTCTCCCCGCGGTCCACCATACAAGTCCGCTCAGTGAAGTCTGGCAGTGCGGTGATTAGCCACACCCGCCCCTGGACCTCACAGCTGGACACCAAActtaag AGTCTGGTGGACACGGACGACTTATATCGCATCCGAGTGTACCAGAAAGGCTCAGAGGACAGGCGCTATGTGTCCACCTTCACCAGAGCC TGCCAGATATATGAGAGTAGCCTGACGGAAACCCTTAGTCTGGTGGTGGACAGCGGAGGCATCTCAGTGGTTGGCGTTGGCATCTTCCCCCctgtggctgtgtgtggtggagaggcgccgccaacaccacctgcacaccacaacaccactgtcATCATTCGCTCTCCCATTCCAGCACCTGT ACCTGACACAGCCACTTACATTGAGAAGCTGGAGGCCATGAAGAACGAGAAGGCAGAGGGGAAAGACAACCGATCCTTCCTGGCTAAATAC TGGATCTACATTGTTCCTGTGGTGCTGATCATGGTGCTGTTTGGAGGCGGCCAGGAGGGTGGCGGCCGCTGA
- the LOC123511744 gene encoding pseudouridine-5'-phosphatase-like isoform X1, with the protein MATPQPVTHVIFDMDGLLLDTERLYTEATQALATPHGKEYTWEVKVGCMGMKGPQAAQHIIDSLGLPLTVPKYLEQIAKHYNNLFPTAKVLPGAERLVRHLHKHNIPIAIASGGAKDSFDLKTTNHRDFVSLFRHVVLASSDPEVTQGKPAPDVFLVCAQRFPDNPDPAKCLVFEDAPNGVQAGVAAGMQVVMVPDPRLSSELTKGATQVLTTLEDFKPESYGLPPFDD; encoded by the exons ATGGCCACCCCACAGCCTGTGACACACGTTATTTTCGACATGGACGGCCTGCTGCTGG ACACAGAGCGGCTATACACAGAGGCCACACAGGCGCTTGCTACCCCCCATGGCAAGGAGTATACATGGGAGGTGAAGGTTGGGTGTATGGGAATGAAGGGACCACAGGCAGCTCAGCACATCATTGACTCCCTTGGCCTGCCTCTCACCGTTCCTAAGTACCTTGAACAGATAGCCAAGCATTATAATAATCTCTTCCCCACGGCTAAGGTGTTGCCAG GAGCGGAGCGGCTGGTGCGTCACCTGCACAAACACAACATTCCCATCGCCATCGCCTCGGGCGGCGCCAAGGACAGCTTTGACCTCAAGACCACCAACCACCGTGACTTTGTGTCACTCTTCAGACATGTGGTGCTGGCCTCCTCTGACCCCGAGGTGACCCAGGGCAAACCCGCGCCGGACGTGTTCCTGGTGTGTGCCCAACGCTTCCCCGACAACCCAGACCCTGCCAAG TGCCTGGTGTTTGAGGACGCCCCAAATGGTGTACAGGCGGGTGTGGCGGCCGGCatgcaggtggtgatggtgccagATCCTCGCCTGAGCTCTGAGCTGACCAAGGGAGCCACACAGGTGCTCACCACGCTGGAAGACTTCAAGCCAGAGAGTTACGGCTTGCCACCCTTTGATGattag
- the LOC123511744 gene encoding pseudouridine-5'-phosphatase-like isoform X2: MATPQPVTHVIFDMDGLLLDTVGIYLECHNRILAPLGHSISWVQLMAQMGHSAIEVCQNLCRDLHLTITPEDYKRRLSLVYPEVFPASPTMPGAERLVRHLHKHNIPIAIASGGAKDSFDLKTTNHRDFVSLFRHVVLASSDPEVTQGKPAPDVFLVCAQRFPDNPDPAKCLVFEDAPNGVQAGVAAGMQVVMVPDPRLSSELTKGATQVLTTLEDFKPESYGLPPFDD; the protein is encoded by the exons ATGGCCACCCCACAGCCTGTGACACACGTTATTTTCGACATGGACGGCCTGCTGCTGG ACACTGTGGGCATTTACCTGGAGTGCCACAATCGCATCTTGGCACCATTAGGCCACAGCATCTCATGGGTGCAGCTGATGGCACAGATGGGCCACAGTGCCATAGAGGTGTGCCAAAACCTGTGCCGAGACTTGCACCTCACCATCACACCTGAGGACTATAAGAGGAGGTTGAGTCTGGTCTACCCTGAGGTGTTCCCTGCTTCACCCACCATGCCAG GAGCGGAGCGGCTGGTGCGTCACCTGCACAAACACAACATTCCCATCGCCATCGCCTCGGGCGGCGCCAAGGACAGCTTTGACCTCAAGACCACCAACCACCGTGACTTTGTGTCACTCTTCAGACATGTGGTGCTGGCCTCCTCTGACCCCGAGGTGACCCAGGGCAAACCCGCGCCGGACGTGTTCCTGGTGTGTGCCCAACGCTTCCCCGACAACCCAGACCCTGCCAAG TGCCTGGTGTTTGAGGACGCCCCAAATGGTGTACAGGCGGGTGTGGCGGCCGGCatgcaggtggtgatggtgccagATCCTCGCCTGAGCTCTGAGCTGACCAAGGGAGCCACACAGGTGCTCACCACGCTGGAAGACTTCAAGCCAGAGAGTTACGGCTTGCCACCCTTTGATGattag
- the LOC123511744 gene encoding pseudouridine-5'-phosphatase-like isoform X3 produces the protein MEAVFEADTERLYTEATQALATPHGKEYTWEVKVGCMGMKGPQAAQHIIDSLGLPLTVPKYLEQIAKHYNNLFPTAKVLPGAERLVRHLHKHNIPIAIASGGAKDSFDLKTTNHRDFVSLFRHVVLASSDPEVTQGKPAPDVFLVCAQRFPDNPDPAKCLVFEDAPNGVQAGVAAGMQVVMVPDPRLSSELTKGATQVLTTLEDFKPESYGLPPFDD, from the exons ACACAGAGCGGCTATACACAGAGGCCACACAGGCGCTTGCTACCCCCCATGGCAAGGAGTATACATGGGAGGTGAAGGTTGGGTGTATGGGAATGAAGGGACCACAGGCAGCTCAGCACATCATTGACTCCCTTGGCCTGCCTCTCACCGTTCCTAAGTACCTTGAACAGATAGCCAAGCATTATAATAATCTCTTCCCCACGGCTAAGGTGTTGCCAG GAGCGGAGCGGCTGGTGCGTCACCTGCACAAACACAACATTCCCATCGCCATCGCCTCGGGCGGCGCCAAGGACAGCTTTGACCTCAAGACCACCAACCACCGTGACTTTGTGTCACTCTTCAGACATGTGGTGCTGGCCTCCTCTGACCCCGAGGTGACCCAGGGCAAACCCGCGCCGGACGTGTTCCTGGTGTGTGCCCAACGCTTCCCCGACAACCCAGACCCTGCCAAG TGCCTGGTGTTTGAGGACGCCCCAAATGGTGTACAGGCGGGTGTGGCGGCCGGCatgcaggtggtgatggtgccagATCCTCGCCTGAGCTCTGAGCTGACCAAGGGAGCCACACAGGTGCTCACCACGCTGGAAGACTTCAAGCCAGAGAGTTACGGCTTGCCACCCTTTGATGattag